In one Dunckerocampus dactyliophorus isolate RoL2022-P2 chromosome 9, RoL_Ddac_1.1, whole genome shotgun sequence genomic region, the following are encoded:
- the ndufa10 gene encoding NADH dehydrogenase [ubiquinone] 1 alpha subcomplex subunit 10, mitochondrial isoform X2, translating into MALRAIRLVIPSGTTVLRSANVAQKASVHTTPARSLVYGWLAYMLGERTTPRFNQYSKIISVDGNLASGKGALAQKLADKLGMLYMPEADTFYLDKMTGEKQPLPIDFNGMCSLEKFYEDPKAADGNSYRLQLWMYTMRLLQYSDAIEHLLTTGQGVILERSPFSDMVFLDAMFKQGYIRKECVQHYEEIKHISICEFLPPHLVIYVDVPAEEVHRKLKQSGRPHLQNVDLAYLRSIEDSYKKSFLPQISEESELLAYSATQAQDVERVVEDIEYLKFDKGPWLDQDDVSYHHMRILVQDKQGVATLTHIPKFLPEITIGAHDFDEKYYAYRSLPGKKYAPGFNADVGDKNLWLK; encoded by the exons ATGGCCCTGAGGGCGATCCGGTTGGTCATCCCATCGGGGACAACCGTATTGAGATCTGCTAACGTCGCTCAGAAG GCGTCCGTGCACACCACCCCGGCCAGGAGTCTGGTGTATGGCTGGTTGGCCTACATGCTGGGGGAAAGGACCACGCCGCGCTTCAATCAGTATAGCAAGATCATCTCCGTTGACGGCAACCTGGCGTCGGGGAAAGGAGCGCTGGCGCAAAAGCTGGCTGACAAGCTGG GGATGCTTTACATGCCAGAGGCTGACACCTTCTACCTGGACAAGATGACCGGAGAGAAGCAACCCCTCCCCATTGACTTCAACGGGATGTGCAGCCTGGAGAAGTTCTACGAGGACCCCAAAGCTGCAGACGGTAACAGCTACAGGCTGCAGCTGTGGATGTACACCATGAGGCTGCTTCAGTACTCGGATGCCATCGAACACCTGCTCACCACAG GCCAAGGAGTCATCCTGGAGCGCTCCCCCTTCAGCGACATGGTCTTCCTGGACGCCATGTTCAAGCAGGGCTACATCAGGAAGGAGT GCGTGCAGCACTACGAGGAGATTAAACACATCAGCATCTGTGAGTTCCTGCCCCCGCACCTCGTTATCTACGTGGACGTGCCTGCCGAGGAGGTGCACAGGAAGCTGAAACAGAGCGGCAGG CCACACCTTCAGAACGTGGATTTGGCGTACCTGAGGAGCATCGAGGACAGCTACAAAAAGTCCTTCCTGCCACAAATCAG TGAAGAATCAGAGCTGCTAGCGTACAGCGCAACCCAAGCACAAGACGTCGAGAGG GTCGTGGAGGACATCGAGTACTTGAAGTTTGACAAAGGGCCGTGGCTGGATCAAGACGACGTCTCCTACCACCACATGAGAATACT GGTTCAGGACAAGCAGGGGGTGGCCACGTTGACCCACATACCCAAGTTCCTCCCAGAGATCACCATCGGTGCTCACGACTTTGATGAAAAATACTACGCCTATAGATCA CTTCCCGGGAAGAAATACGCTCCTGGTTTTAATGCAGACGTTGGAGACAAAAACCTCTGGCTGAAGTAA
- the ndufa10 gene encoding NADH dehydrogenase [ubiquinone] 1 alpha subcomplex subunit 10, mitochondrial isoform X1, translated as MALRAIRLVIPSGTTVLRSANVAQKAWPQNASVHTTPARSLVYGWLAYMLGERTTPRFNQYSKIISVDGNLASGKGALAQKLADKLGMLYMPEADTFYLDKMTGEKQPLPIDFNGMCSLEKFYEDPKAADGNSYRLQLWMYTMRLLQYSDAIEHLLTTGQGVILERSPFSDMVFLDAMFKQGYIRKECVQHYEEIKHISICEFLPPHLVIYVDVPAEEVHRKLKQSGRPHLQNVDLAYLRSIEDSYKKSFLPQISEESELLAYSATQAQDVERVVEDIEYLKFDKGPWLDQDDVSYHHMRILVQDKQGVATLTHIPKFLPEITIGAHDFDEKYYAYRSLPGKKYAPGFNADVGDKNLWLK; from the exons ATGGCCCTGAGGGCGATCCGGTTGGTCATCCCATCGGGGACAACCGTATTGAGATCTGCTAACGTCGCTCAGAAGGCATGGCCACAAAAC GCGTCCGTGCACACCACCCCGGCCAGGAGTCTGGTGTATGGCTGGTTGGCCTACATGCTGGGGGAAAGGACCACGCCGCGCTTCAATCAGTATAGCAAGATCATCTCCGTTGACGGCAACCTGGCGTCGGGGAAAGGAGCGCTGGCGCAAAAGCTGGCTGACAAGCTGG GGATGCTTTACATGCCAGAGGCTGACACCTTCTACCTGGACAAGATGACCGGAGAGAAGCAACCCCTCCCCATTGACTTCAACGGGATGTGCAGCCTGGAGAAGTTCTACGAGGACCCCAAAGCTGCAGACGGTAACAGCTACAGGCTGCAGCTGTGGATGTACACCATGAGGCTGCTTCAGTACTCGGATGCCATCGAACACCTGCTCACCACAG GCCAAGGAGTCATCCTGGAGCGCTCCCCCTTCAGCGACATGGTCTTCCTGGACGCCATGTTCAAGCAGGGCTACATCAGGAAGGAGT GCGTGCAGCACTACGAGGAGATTAAACACATCAGCATCTGTGAGTTCCTGCCCCCGCACCTCGTTATCTACGTGGACGTGCCTGCCGAGGAGGTGCACAGGAAGCTGAAACAGAGCGGCAGG CCACACCTTCAGAACGTGGATTTGGCGTACCTGAGGAGCATCGAGGACAGCTACAAAAAGTCCTTCCTGCCACAAATCAG TGAAGAATCAGAGCTGCTAGCGTACAGCGCAACCCAAGCACAAGACGTCGAGAGG GTCGTGGAGGACATCGAGTACTTGAAGTTTGACAAAGGGCCGTGGCTGGATCAAGACGACGTCTCCTACCACCACATGAGAATACT GGTTCAGGACAAGCAGGGGGTGGCCACGTTGACCCACATACCCAAGTTCCTCCCAGAGATCACCATCGGTGCTCACGACTTTGATGAAAAATACTACGCCTATAGATCA CTTCCCGGGAAGAAATACGCTCCTGGTTTTAATGCAGACGTTGGAGACAAAAACCTCTGGCTGAAGTAA